The DNA segment TTCCTGAATATCTTTTGCATCATTTGCTTCACCCTTAAAGAACATGTACCAGCTGCTGTCATTTTTAATAAGGGTTGCATCGATTTCTGTAATGTTGTTTCCATTATCATCAAGAAGTTCAAAGAAAAGTTCCGGCTTGCTGAATGTAACAAAATCTTTTGTGTAGTTTACATATGTTCTGTTAATAACACTGTTTCCTTCAAGATCTCCGTCTCCGCTCCAGATTACACCATATTCACCGCGAGTCTCATCATAGAAAACCTCAGGAGCCCATGCATGCATATCAGGCCATCCGTGTGCCCTTCTGTTTGCTGTAGCTTCAGGTGTAAACTGTGCAAAATCAATACGGCGGGTATTTGTAAAGTGAATCAAATCATCTGAATCTGCAACGATAAGATAAGGACTTGGATTTGACCAGTAACCTTCACTGATGGCAGCAGGTGTCTGCCACAATGTCCAGTCGGTTGCAATCATAATGAATTTACCGTCATTCTTACGGTAAACAAAAGGATCGCGGATACGATTACCGCCAATACCTTCTACAACATATGCCGGTTTTCCGCCATTCAAGTTTTCCCAATGAAGTCCGTCACGACTGTAAGCCAGGAACAATGCATTTTCTTCTGCTGAGTTTCCCTGTCCCAGGAAATATGAAAGTACCCAGGCACCTTTTTTTTCTGACATTTTTTTCTCCTTTTTTGAGCACGATGTAAATGCGAAAGCTACACTAAGCATCATCAATAAGCCCATAATTTTTTTCATATGAAAACCTCCGCTATATATTCTCAAGTCCGAAAGCCCGTACAAGAGATATTGCCTCTTCCAGTGTGACGCTGACGGTAGAACCATGACGTATTACCCCGTCCGGAAATTCCGTAGCATCATTTTCTGATTTCCAGTTTTTTAAATCCGTAGAACTGAATGCTCCAAAAACTTTTTCTGCGTGAGCATCATGACAGTCTACAAAAAGATACCACAAGTTTCTGTCCTTGTACGGACGGAATGCAAATGGTCCTTCCCCTTCATTATACAAAGAACCGGTTACTTTAGTAATATCACCGTTTCCTTTATCTTTACTGTAAATTACATTAGAAAAATCTTTAGCCGCATCAAAAGAGTGAGAATCCAGGGACGAAGCTTCTACCTGACCAATTCCATGCTGATGCTCAACCTGATCCTTAAAAAACAGATAATATTTTTTTTCTGAAGAACCTGTCATTGCAGTGTCAGTTAAAACACTGGCATCAATATTCGCACTGGAATTTGCAAAATAAATTTCTCCCGGCGTAAAGGTTTCAAAATCATTCGTCCAGTTTACCCAGGTTTCATTATATTCCCTGTCATCAGAAATTTTTCTATGGCCGTTTTCTTCTCCGTCACCACTCCAGATAACCCCATAGCGGTATTCCGTTCCGTCTTTTGCAACATGAATTACTTTTGCACAGCCATTTTCATCTGTGTCAAAAACAACTTCCGGTGCCCAGCAGTGCATGTAATTGCCGCAGTTTTTATAGAATTCTTTTTTTAATTCATCACTGACCATCTGAATCTGACGGGGATTGCTCCAGTGAATCATGTCAGGACTGTCTGCAAAAATAAGGCAGGTGGTATTAACATCCCAGTAATTGTCGGTTTCGTAATCCCAGGAATTTTCTTTACTGATGCTTCCGTCATACAGTCTGTGATTTGCGTGAACTTTTTCTGCTCCGTAGAGAGTCCAGTCTGTTGCAATCATAAGATAAGTTCCGTCTGCTTTCTTTACAATATACGGATCCCTTATAAGATTTGAACCAATGCCTTCAACTGTATAAACAGGATTATTTTTATTCAAAGCTTTCCATTTTAATCCGTCTACAGTAAGGGCAAGATAAAGCGACTGATCTTTAAGGGAATGATCGCTGTCTTTAAAATATGCCATAACCCTCAGACAAAGATTATCTTTTGCCTGAGCAACAAGTTCTTCAAATTTCTTTACGTCTGCTTCTGCCATTTATTCTGCCTCACCAAAATCTGGAGTTCCGTCTGCTTTCCATTCAATCTCTTTTACCCTGGCACTTCTGTGAGGATCAAAAAGTCCGTCTTTTGTAGTACTGTAAATTGCACCACCTGTATAAAGCCCGTAATAATTTCTTGCATGGTAAACAATAAGATCTTTTCCGTCTTTATCGGTTGTAAAAGAACAGTGCCCCGGACCGTAAACACTGTTTGCAATGGAAGTAGTAAACACAGGAACCGGAGATTTTTTCCATGAAGTCATTTTTGTAAGGTCAGAATCTTTTTCTGCCGTAAGAAGTCCAAGACAATAAGCTTCATCACAGGCACTGGCACTGTATGCAATAAAGACTTTACCGTTTCGTTTAAGAATTGCAGGCCCTTCATTAACATTTACGTTTCCGGAATTATGTTCATAATGACCGCCGCGGAATTCAAAAGTTTCTGTTCCATACTCCCATCCGTACTCTGGAACAGCAATTATTGCAGCATCCGTTACTTTTGTAAAATCAGCAGGATTTGTTTTTCCGATAAAAATGCAGGACCAGCCGTTATTGTTTGCACCGTTTACATAAGACTTCCCGTGAAGAGTAAAGCAGCTTCCGCCTTTTACTTCATCAAAAGGCCCGTCTTTATAAACATACTGCGCCCAGGTATAGTACCACTGACCGTCAACTTCAAAAGCAGTTCCGTCAAGGTTAAAGCAGGTCATTATATCTTCACTTCCCCCTGGAACCGTTGCCTTAATTTTTCCAAGCAGCTTCCATTCACCTGTTAAAGGATCTGAATCCGAACACTTAGCTACATGAGAACGGACTGACCATACATTATTCTTTTCTACGCCTGCCGTAAAAAACAAATACCAGGCCCCTTCTATAAAATGAATTTCAGGAGCCCACACATGAGGATAAAGATTTTTCATCCAGCCAGTATCTGCAATTCCCAGAGTATATTCCTGAGCTGATTCAAGTTCCTCAAGAGAAGAGGCTTTGCGGATAATCAGCCGGTCAAAAGCATGATATGTAGCTGTATAATAGTAGAAACCGTCACTATGACGATAAACCCACGGATCTGCCTGATTTAAAGTAATTGGATTATTATATTTCATAATTTGCTCCGAATAAAAATAAAGTATCAGCCTGTCTGTAAAAATTATATTTCCTTAAGCCTTTTTATAAATTCTTGCGTTCCTTTGATAAATCCCTTATAATTTATGAAAAGGTTTTCATTATAAAATTATATTACCATAATGGTTCAAGGTGTACAATGAAAAAAAACATCACAATTGTTGATATCGCGCGAGAAGCCGGTGTTTCAGTTTCTACAGTTTCAAGAGTTCTTACCGGCAAAGTAAAGGTCAACGAAGAAAAACGTAAAAAAATTCAGGCTGTTATTGATAAGTATAATTTTCAACCTAACGCTTTAGCCCGTGGCCTTATCAGCAGCAAATCAAACCTTATTGGAATCCTTACAGCAGACATCCGCAACCCGTTTTACTCAACTCTTTTTGTAAGCTGTGAACAGGCAGCCACTGAAAGAGGATACAACCTGCTGCTTTGTAATTCTTTCAGTGACAGGCTGAATGAATTTTCTCTGGTAGACCGTCTTTCTCAGCAGAAGGTAGATGCAATGATTCTTATAGGCGGTGCTCCTGATGAAATAAACACTGATCAGGAATACGCTTCAAAAGTAAATGCAATTGCTGAAGACACTCCTGTTATCGTTACCGGAAATCTTACCGGAGCAAACTGTACCCGTGTAAATATTAACGAAAAAAAAGCCATGACCCTT comes from the Treponema rectale genome and includes:
- a CDS encoding glycoside hydrolase family 43 protein, producing MSEKKGAWVLSYFLGQGNSAEENALFLAYSRDGLHWENLNGGKPAYVVEGIGGNRIRDPFVYRKNDGKFIMIATDWTLWQTPAAISEGYWSNPSPYLIVADSDDLIHFTNTRRIDFAQFTPEATANRRAHGWPDMHAWAPEVFYDETRGEYGVIWSGDGDLEGNSVINRTYVNYTKDFVTFSKPELFFELLDDNGNNITEIDATLIKNDSSWYMFFKGEANDAKDIQEAKSTSLKPGSFTVINNKKYITRGTKQDEQMYTEGPFIIKLPEENKWYLYADFYGRDGVFGCWETTDLEADPADWRLLDEKEYSLPFGVRHANTVRVTEEELEKLLNR
- a CDS encoding glycoside hydrolase family 43 protein, producing the protein MKYNNPITLNQADPWVYRHSDGFYYYTATYHAFDRLIIRKASSLEELESAQEYTLGIADTGWMKNLYPHVWAPEIHFIEGAWYLFFTAGVEKNNVWSVRSHVAKCSDSDPLTGEWKLLGKIKATVPGGSEDIMTCFNLDGTAFEVDGQWYYTWAQYVYKDGPFDEVKGGSCFTLHGKSYVNGANNNGWSCIFIGKTNPADFTKVTDAAIIAVPEYGWEYGTETFEFRGGHYEHNSGNVNVNEGPAILKRNGKVFIAYSASACDEAYCLGLLTAEKDSDLTKMTSWKKSPVPVFTTSIANSVYGPGHCSFTTDKDGKDLIVYHARNYYGLYTGGAIYSTTKDGLFDPHRSARVKEIEWKADGTPDFGEAE
- a CDS encoding LacI family DNA-binding transcriptional regulator, which gives rise to MKKNITIVDIAREAGVSVSTVSRVLTGKVKVNEEKRKKIQAVIDKYNFQPNALARGLISSKSNLIGILTADIRNPFYSTLFVSCEQAATERGYNLLLCNSFSDRLNEFSLVDRLSQQKVDAMILIGGAPDEINTDQEYASKVNAIAEDTPVIVTGNLTGANCTRVNINEKKAMTLVMDYLLSLKGINSIAFAGGSCKNLSKVILHDCYKTMLKKKGIPYIPEFDVENERYDEVGGHEAMNKIFDSGKVPDVVIAVNDFTAVGILKSIHEHNLNVPQDISVVSFDDTYIASLVTPQLTSIGYNYWEFGEKIISTAIKLIEGEDVPSEILIEPKLIIRGSCKTEK